In Chitinibacter sp. FCG-7, the genomic stretch GTCGTCCAGATTTTGGCCACGACCTTGTAAACAAAAGGTATTTCTAGTGAATATTTGTCCTCAAATGTGCGTAGCGAGCCGGCTTCAAGCAAGAAGTCAGCAGCGCAGCGACCGGAACGTACATCAAGTACGTGAGGATCGCGAGCAGCGCACGCCGCAGCGTGAAGTTGGCGCAGTAGCACAGTTGAGGTGCAAATAATGTGGGATAAGCCGCAGCTTTTAATGTGGATCGCCAATCTATTGACTGGTCTGGCCATGTTATTGCTGTTTTATTCGCTACTGTTTTTAGCGGTGCATTCGCCGCTATTTCCGGTGAAGCGAATTAAAGTCGATGGTGAATTGCGGCATACCACGCGTGAGCAATTGCAGTATGTAATTAAGAACGAATTAAAAGGGACGTTTTTCACGCTGGATTTAAATAAAACCCGGCAAGATTTTGAAAAATTGCCCTGGGTGCGCCGAGTTGAAGTGCGTCGGCGTTGGCCTGATCGGCTGGAAGTGAATATTGAGGAGCATCGCGCCATTGCCCGCTGGGGATCAAGCGCCTTGTTAAATCAGTATGGCGAACAATTTGATGCGGCGAGTAATGAAGCCTTGCCAGTATTGGAAGGCCCGGAAGGGGCAGAACGGGTGATGGTTGAGGGCCTATTGCGGCTCAATGAAATTACCCAGCCGCTGGGGAAAAAGCCCACGCAGATCTGGCTGTCCGAGCGGCGAGCTTGGCGAATGGAGCTGGATAAGCAGCTGATGATTGAAGTGGGGCGTGATGAGCCCATCGAGCGGGTCGAGCGTTTTGTCAAAGCCTATCCCAATTCCTTGGCGCTGCTGCAGCAGTCATTTGAATATATTGATTTGCGCTATCCGAATGGATTTGCCGTGAGGTTGCCTGATTATGTGCCGCTTGAGCCGGGCAAGCTCGATGCTCAGGGAAAACCGGTAGTCGTCAAACCGAAAGCCGTAAAGGCTTCGGCATGATTTATGCTTGTTACTCATTAAAGTAATTAAAAATATTAAGTTGGCGTGTTTTTTTAAAGTGAATTCTTAAGTTTTGTAAAGAGGCTGTCAGTGACTAGGGACGCAAAAAATCTCATCGTGGGGCTAGATATCGGAACGTCGAAAGTCGTTGCGGTGGTTGCGGACGTGACCGAGGACGGCTCGCTCAATGTTGTCGGCATGGGCTCGGCCTCATCCAAAGGCCTCAAACGCGGTGTCGTGGTTGATATCGAAAAAACCGTCGGTGCAATTCAGGCTGCATTGGGCGAGGCCGAATTAATGGCCGATTGCAAAATCAGTGAGGTCTACACCGGAATTGCTGGTAGCCATATCAAGAGCCTTAATTCACACGGTATGGTGGCCATTAAAGATAAAGAAGTCACTCAGGCCGATATTGACCGCGTGATTGAAACGGCCAGTGCGGTGAATATTCCGGCTGATCATCAGGTGCTGCATATTTTGTCGCAGGAATATGTGATTGATGGTCAGGAAGATGTGAAAGAGCCATTAGGCATGTCGGGTGTGCGTCTGGAAGTGCGGGTACATATTGTTTCTGGCGCGGTTTCTGCGGTGCAGAATATTACCAAATGCGTTCGCCGTTGCGGTTTGGAAATTGCCGAAGTGGTATTGCAGCCATTGGCCAGCGCGCATGCGGTATTAACCGATGATGAACGTGATTTAGGTGTTTGTTTGGTTGATATTGGCGGTGGCACCACTGATATGGCGGTATTTATTAATGGCGCAATTCGTCATACCGCGGTTATTCCAATTGCCGGTGATCAAATTACCAATGACATTGCCATGGCATTACGCACGCCAACGGGTGAAGCCGAAAATATCAAGATTCAGCATGGTGTGGCATTGCGCCATATGACTGATCCGCAAACGATGATTGAAGTGCCCGGAGTGGGCGAGCGTGGTGCGCGACAAATGAGCCGCCATACGCTGGCTGAAGTGATTGAGCCACGCGTTGAAGAATTATATAGCTTTGTTCAGGCCGAATTGCGTCGCGTTAATCTGGAAGATCGATTATCAAGCGGTATTGTTATTACCGGCGGTGCTTCATTAATGCCGGGAATGACCGAATTGGCAGAAGAAATATTCCATATGCCGGTTCGATTGGGTTTACCACGTTATGTGGGTGGATTGGCCGAGGTGGTTAAAAACCCGCGCTATTCAACTGCAGTGGGTTTATTGCTGGTGGCTCGGCAACAAATGCAAAAATCCCCTGGGCAAAGGGGTAAAGATGGCTCTATTGGAGACATTTTTGGCCGAATGAAGTCTTGGTTTCAAAATAACTTTTGAAATTTTCGGGTAAGCGGTAAAATCGGGTAACAGGAGAGAGAATCATGGCATTAACTATTGAAGTTCCAGAGGTATCGCATCACGTCAATATCAAGGTCATTGGTGTTGGTGGTGCCGGTTGTAATGCAATCAACAATATGATCGAACACCATATGCAAGGTGTTGATTTTATTTCTTCCAATACCGATGCGCAGGTATTGAAATTATCCAAAGCTGATAATGTGGTTCAGTTGGGCGCTGAATTGACTAAAGGTTTTGGCGCGGGTTGTAATCCCGATATTGGCCGTCAGGCGGCTGAAGAAGATCGCGAGCATATTGCCGAATTGATTTCTGGCGCAGATTTATTATTTATCACTGCCGGTATGGGCGGTGGTACAGGCACTGGCGCGGCGCCTGTGATTGCACAAGTGGCGCGTGAAAAAGGCATTCTGACCGTGGGCGTGGTGACCAAGCCAGGTCTGGACGAAGGTGGTCGCCAGAAAGTGGCGCAAGCCGGTATCGATGAATTGTCACGCTACGTTGATTCATTGATTGTCGTATCAAATCAGAAGCTTGAAGAAGTGCTGGGCGACGATGTCACCATCGACGAAGCATTCCGCGCTGCTGATGATGTACTGCGCAATGCCGTGGGTTCGATTGTTGAGATTATTCAATACCCAGGTTTTATTAACGTCGACTTTGCCGATGTTAAAACCGTGATGCGCGAAATGGGCATGGCGATGATGGGCTCGGCCTATGCGACTGGTCCAGATCGTGCGATTCGCGCCACTGAAGATGCTATTCGCAGCCCATTACTCGACAACATCAGCTTTAAAGGTGCGCGTGGCGTGCTGGTGAATTTCTCCGCATCGCGCGCGTCGTTGAAAAAATCAGAAACTCGCCAAGCCTTGGAAATCATCGAAGCTCATGTTGCTGAAGGTGCACTGGTTAAACATGGTGTGGTTTACGATGAGTCGCTGGGCGACGAGATCCGCGTGACGTTGGTGGCGACGGGTTTAGGTGGCGGTCGCGACATGAATAAGCCGCAACTGTCAGTCGTTAGCAGCCAAACAATGAAGACCGGTACGGATAATGTGGGCTATGACGACGCCTTGGATACGCCGGCAATCTGGCGTAACAATCGTCGCAATCCGGCACCGGAAGCAGCTTCAGCGCGTCCGGCAATGTCGAATATTGATATGGATATTCCGGCCTTTTTGCGCCGTCAAGCAGACTAAGTTGCAAACCAGAACTGATCACGCTGCGTGACTGCGCCTTGCCGTACGATTTGTACCGAGTGTTGCGTGTGCCTTGTGACAATTCTGCTGCTGTGAGCTAAGTGCTTGAATAAACGGTGCCTATGAGCCCGATTGTAATGATTCATCCAGAGCAGGACCCGAGGCTGGTAGAATTAAGACAATTGAAGCTGTGAGAAGGCAGGAATGGCCATGTTTTTACAACGAACCTTGAAAAGCACCATCCGTGCAACCGGCGTGGGTTTGCATTCGGGCGAAAAAGTGACCCTCACTTTGCGCCCCGCTGCCGCCGACCATGGCATAGTGTTTCAACGCTCTGATTTGCCCGAGTCAAAGCCCTTCAAGGTTGGCCCCGATCTGGTAAACGACACGCGACTCTCCTCGACGCTCGTCCAAGACGGCGTGCGTGTCGGCACCATCGAGCATCTGATGTCGGCGTTTGCCGGCCTTGGCATCGACAATGTACTGGTCGATGTCGATGCCCCGGAAATGCCGATTATGGATGGTTCTGCTGCACCGTTTATTTACCTGCTGCAAAGTGCTGGTATTCGCGAGCTCAATAAACCCAAACAATTTGTCCGTGTGCTCAAGCCAATCGAAGTGCACGATGGTGATAAATGGGTCAAATTTGAACCGCACGATGGCTATAAAGTCGCGCTGACGATTGATTTTCAGCATCCTGCCTTTAAAAAATCCGCCCAGAAAATCGAAATCGATTTTGCCCACACCAATTACATTAGCGAAATTGCCCGCGCGCGTACTTTTGGTTTTATCCACGAAGTTGAATATCTGCGTGCGAATGGTTTAGCGCGCGGCGGCAATATGGATAATGCCGTCGTGATCGACGAATTTCGCGTCTTAAACGACGGCGGTTTGCGCTTTGAAGACGAATTTGTCCGCCATAAAATTCTTGATGCGATTGGCGATTTGTATATTCTGGGCTTTCCGCTGATTGCGTCGTTTTCCGGCTATAAATCCGGTCACGCCATGAATAACAAATTGCTGCGTGCCATGCTGGCTGACCGCGACAGCTATGAAATCGTGACGTTTAACGACGATGATCATGTGCCATCGTCGTTCCATGACCTTCCTCCCCTGAGTATCTAGCGCTATGTTTGCGCTCTTGCGGATTCTGGTCATTGTCGCGCTACTCATTATTGTTTATGCCGGCTTTCGCTATGTTCGCGAGCGTGATCGGCGCTGGCTCAATCTCATCCGCTATGTTCTGTTTTCCCTGCTTGGTTTGGGCGTGATCTTCAGTATCGGCCTGTTTATCGAGCGCCTCACCCTAGGTTGATCCCGATGGCTTTACCCCGTTTTTATGTCGATACTCCGCTAGCATTGGCACAAGAGTTTGATTTACCCGAAGCCGTTGCGCGGCATGTGCAGGTGCTGCGGATGCAGCCCGACGAGAGGGTGACGCTGTTTAACGGTCTGGGTGGCGAATATCAGGGCATCATCACCGCGATGGGCAAGAAAAGTGTGACAGTGCAGGTGCAATCATTTGACCCAGTCGATCGCGAATCGCCTTTGCAGCTCACATTGGTGCAGGCCGTATCGGCGTCGGACCGGATGGATTACACGGTGCAAAAAGCCGCCGAACTCGGTGTGAGTGTTTTTCAGCCGGTGATTTCGCAATATTGCCAGCAGCGTTACAGCGGCGAGCGCGCCGAAAAACGCATCGCACATTGGCAAGGTATCGCTGCCAGCGCCGCCGAGCAATGCGGTCGCACGCGCTTGATGGCCATTCGTCCCATCATCACTTTTGCGCAATTTCTGGCGGCTAAGGACGAGAGTGAACTCAAACTGTTGATGTGTCCCACCGGGGCCATCCATCATTCGGCTTTGCCGGAAAAGGTGGAATCGGTCACCGTATTGGTGGGGCCAGAAGGGGGGTATTCGACTGAAGAAGACAATCAGGCTATCTCACAGGGCTATACCTCGCTGATTCTTGGGCCGCGGATTTTCCGCACCGAAACCGTTGCTCCGGTGATCGCCGGCCTGTTGCAGCTGCGCTATGGTGATTTTGCCTAGACGTCAAAAGTGCCGCTGACGGCCTGCGCTTTCGTTCAGCTGAAGCGGGTATAATCGGCCGCATGAATACAGATCCTTCCATGAATACCCGCGTCCTTTATCGCCGTCTGCTGACACATTTTCGCCCCTATCTGTGGGTGATTATCGCAACCATCATCTGTATGGCGCTGGCCTCGGCGGCTGAGGCTCTGCTCACGCTGCTGCTCAAACCCCTGGTCGACAATAATCTGAGCAGTGCCGATAGCCTGGTGAAACAGGCGGCGTGGATTGTGCCAGCGCAATTATTTGGTCTGGCCGTGCTGCGTTTTATCGGTAATTTCGGCAATGATTACGGCAATGCCTGGCTGGCTTCGCGTGTGATGCGCGATTTTCGCGAAAAAATCTACGGCAAATTGATGCGCCTGCCGACGCGCTATTTTGACCAGTCGTCCACCGGCGTGTTGCTCTCGCGGGTGACTTACGATGTCACGCAGGTGATGGAGGCGGGAACGTCAACGCTCACCGGCTTGGTGCGCGATGGCGTCGCCGTGATCGGTTTTCTGGCGGTGATGTTTTATTCGAGCTGGCGTTTAACGCTGTTCTGTCTGGTGTTGCTGCCGGTGGTGGCGCTGAGTATACGCGTGGTGGCCAAGCGCCAGCGCCGACTGGCGCGCGAAACGCAGGACAAAATGGGCGAAATGAATTCGCGGCTGGATGAATCGCTGTCCGGGCAGCGCATTGTCAAGGTGTTTGGCGGGCAGAATGCCGAGGTGCGCCGTTTTGCCGACGTGAATAATCGCGTGATGAGTCTGGGCATCAAGCAGGGCCTGATGGTGGCGATCAACTCGGGCACCATCGTGCTGCTGATCGGCATGACCGTGTCGGTGGTGCTATATTTTGCCAGCCTGCAGGCGCAAGCCGGGCAGCTGAGCGCCGGTTCCTTCCTGTCGTTTATCGCCGCCATGGTGGCGATCCAGGGGCCGGTGCGCAATCTGACCAAAATCAACGAGCGGCTGCATCGCGGTTTGGCGGCTGCCGAGTCGATTTTTGCCTTGCTCGATGAGCACGAAGAGCCTGATCACGGCCAGCATCGTGTCCAGCGGGTTCGCGGCGAGATTGAGCTTAATGCGCTGAAGTTCAGCTATCAGCCCGATCATAAACCGGCGCTGGATGGTGTGTCGTTGCACATTTCGCCGGGGCAAACCATTGCGCTGGTTGGGCAGTCGGGCAGCGGTAAAACCACGCTGGCCAATCTGCTACCGCGTTTTTACGACGCCAGTGAAGGGCAGATTACGCTCGATGGTGTACCGCTGGCCGATTATCAACTGGGCAATTTGCGCTCGCATATTGCACTGGTTGCGCAGGACATGGTGCTGTTCAATGACACGGTGACGGCAAATATTGCCTACGGCAGCGCAGAGGTCGATATGGATCGCGTACGCGCCGCTGCACAAGCGGCACACGCGAGCGAGTTTATCGACAAAATGCCGAATGGTTTTGACGAGCTGCTGGGCGAAAATGGCGGGCGGCTATCCGGTGGCCAGCGCCAGCGTCTGGCGATTGCACGGGCGATTTACAAAGATGCCCCGGTGTTGATTCTGGACGAAGCCACCAGCGCGCTTGATACCGAATCGGAGCGCAAAGTGCAGGAAGCGCTGGAGTTTCTAATGCAAGGCCGCACGACCTTGGTGATTGCGCATCGACTCTCAACGATTGAAAAAGCCGATCTAATCGTGGTGATGCAAAGCGGCCGGATTGTCGAGCAGGGCACGCACGCAGCGCTGCTGGCCAAGCAGGGTATGTATGCACAAATGCATGCAGTGCAATTCAGTATTGAATCCTGAGGCATGTGCAGATTCTGTGTTGATATGGCCGGATATTGTGATTTGACGATGAAAAGCGGTATTCGTAGGGTGGGTTAGGCGGTTTTATGCCGTAACCCACCGGGACGCGGTATTAATAAGAGTAGCGTGATGGTGGGTTACGGCCGAAAACCCTTTGTAGTTTTAGGCAAGATTGTGGCGGCCTAACCCCCCCTACGCATGATCCATACCAAATCTGAATATGCCCGAATCCTGATGGGTATATGTCTGTAGCGCTTTATTGCTCTTTGCTGTGGGCAGATACCCTGCCTAGTTGCTCTAGCTTTACAAAGCGGTAGAAAGTGGTTTCGGCATTCATCAGCGCAATCAGAAAGCCAGCCCGGCCATCCAGAAAGCCGCGCTTGAGCAGGTAGGTGCGCCAAAAAGCCCATAGTCCGCGCAGGATGGCCATGCCCAAACTGGCCTGCTTACCCTTGGCAAAACGCTGCGCCGCGCCCGCGCTGGAATAGCTGTTGATTTTGTTCAGCACGGTTTCAAAATCGTCATACGAGTAATGCAATAGCTTGCCCGTCAGCGGCTGCGCCGCTGCGCTGTGGACGAGGCGTTCGTGTACCAGATCATCCGAATAATGCGCCGCGCCGCGTTTGAATAGCCGCGCCACCCAGTCATTATTCCAGCCGCTGTGCGCAACCCATTGCCCGCAAAAAGCCGAGCGGCGTTCCAGCCGATAGACATCCGCTTGCGGCTCGGCGATGGCGTGACGAATCGCTTGTGCCAGCTCTGGGCTGACAATTTCATCGGTATCGAGCGCCAGCACCCAGTCGGTGTCCAGTAGGGCGATCGCCCGGTTTTTCTGGATGCCAAAGCCTGGCCAGTCGCTGGTTTGCTCAAAGCGAACGCCCGCCGCACGGGCGAGGCTTTCCGTCTCATCGCTACTGCCCGAATCGAGCACAACAATCTGGTCTGCCCAGCTGACGGCAGCGAGGCACGAAGCCAGATGCGCGGCCGCATTTTTGCTGATAATCGCAACGCCCAGTGTCGGCATGGAAATCTCTAAGGATGGAATCGGGCTGATATAATCGCGTTTTGAGCTTACTCATGCAAGCAATTCGGAGTCTGGATGAAAGTCAGTGGTTTTACATTTCTGCGTAATGGCACGATGCTGGGCTACCCGTATATCGAGAGTTTAAAAAGCTTGCTGATGGTCTGCGATGAAGTCGTTGTGGCCGTCGGGCAGAGTGAAGACGACACGCTGGCGCAGGTGCGGGCGATTAATGATCCGCGCATCCGCATCATCGAAACGGTCTGGAACGAAGGCATGGCGCAGCGCGGCTATGTTTACGCGCAGCAAAAGATGATTGCGCAGTTCAATTGCACCGGCGATTGGGCGTTTTATCTGGAAGGCGACGAGGCGATCCACGAAGACGACGCGCCCAAAATCCGCGCCGTGCTGGAAAAACACCTGAACAACCCCGAAGTCGAAGCCATTGCCTTTGATTACCACCATTTTTACGGCTGCCCCGATCTGGTGGCCAAAAGCCCGGCCTGGTATCGGCAAGCGCCAAGGATTATCCGCAATACCATCCGCTCCTGGGCGCCCGATGGCCTGTTCTGGGTGGTGATGGATAAAAACAAAAAGGGCCGCTATCCGCGCGCCGCTTTGGCGGGCTGCCCGATCTATCATTACGGCCATGTGCGCTCGGCTGCCAAAATGCAGGAAAAAAACCGTCAGGTCGCCAAATACTGGAGCCACGCGCCCAAAGCGCACGATTACTCGCAAATCGACGCCGCCATCCTGCAGCGATTTGAAGGAACCCACCCGCAGATTGCCCAGCAGTGGTTGCGCGAGATGGCCGAGCCTGCTTTTCAGCCCGATCCGCATTACACACTTTCCAAACGTGAACGCAGGCATCGGCTCTTAATGAAAATCGAAGCATTGGCTGGTTACGATCTCACCAAGAAACATTTCATATTGGTGCGATAAATGCAGATTAAGCCTTCTAGCTGGAACATCGGGTTGATTCATTGTCTGATGTTCCTGTTCCCTGCCGTGCTGGTCACGGTGCCAAAATCCTACGGTGTGATTGCCGCGAGCCTGATTTTGCTTGCCTTGATCAAGGGCCGTTGCCGCCTTTCAGGGCTGAGTAAACAGGATATTTTATTCATTGCGCTGATACTGATTTACCCCGCTTATTTATTGCTGGATCTGCTGTTTCACCGCGGTGAATGGGGTGGGGTTGATTACGCCTTGCGCGCATTGATTTGCGTGATTTTGCTGCTGTTTTGGCGAGAGCAGACTATCAAGCCGCGATATATGATGGCCGGGATGGTGGTAGGGGCAGTTTGGGGGCTGGGGCTGGCTTTATATCAGCTGCAGTATTGCGTGTCTGACGTTCTATTTTTAGCTGGGCAGGCTAATCAGGCTTTTTATTGTGGTGATGATCAGGGGCGGCCCGGGGGAATGACCAACCCGATCCCGTTTGCACAAATCATGGCCGTTTATGCGATGGTGCTGCTGATCTGGCGCAATCAATTGCCGCGATTCTGCTGGGTATTGGGCGTAGTGTGTGCCGGATTAACGCTGTTTTTATCCGGTACCCGTGGTGCCATGCTGGGGTTTATGGTGGTGGCGTTTGCCTTGCCCCTATTTATGGTGCGCTGGAATGTGAAAAAGTTGATTGCAGCTCTGGCCTTCTTGCTACTGGGGATGTTTGGGGTGGCCAGCTCGGGCTGGATGCAGCAAACAATCCGCATTACCGAATTCAAGGCCGACATGAGCCGCTATGAGCAGGGAGATGCCAATACATCGTCAGGGATCAGGCTGATGCTATGGCAACAAGCCTGGCAGGCTTTTCAGGAAAAGCCACTGCTAGGGTTGGGCAGCGGCCGCTTTTCTGCTTACCTAGCGGAGCGGGTCGAGCAAAAGCAGGCTCCTGCCTATCTGGCTCAGTTTGGGCATGCCCATAATCAATATCTGGAAACACTTGCCAATAATGGGGCGCTGGGGCTGGCGGCTTTGCTGCTGTCAATGCTCGGTAGCGCCTATCTGTTTATGCGGCGAGCCATTGAGCGGCAGGGGGCGGCTAGGGCAGCTGCATGTTCGGGCGGTGCGATGGTCGGCATGATGCTGGTTTTCAATCTGACCCAACCCATGTACGCCCACCATATTACGGCTGTGTTTTACTTTCTGATGCTGGCTGTGTTCTGGCACCTGTCCGGGCAGCAGGACACGAGCGATTCGGTGGCGTAAATGCGTTCTTCATCCGTATTGCGTATTGTCCTTGTCGTTGATCAGCCTGTGCCGGTTGCCAAATATGGTGGCACCGAGCGGATGGTGGTCTGGATGGCACAGCTACTGTTACGCCTAGGCCATCAGCTGATCCTCGTTGCGCCATCAAGTTCGGCGCTGCCTGGTGTTACGCACTGGCCAGCCAATACGCAGGCTCAGGCGCGCCAGATTTTATTGCAGCACCAGGGGCAATATGACCTGGTTCATCTGCATGGCTGGTACGGCGCAGGCGAAGGTTTGCCCGCTGTGGCCACTTTACATGGCAATATGCAATTGAATGAGTCATTTCCATTGCCCAACTGGGTGTGCATCAGTGCCGATCATGCTCGCCGTCATGGGCGGCGCACTTTTGTGCATAATGGTTTGCCGGTGGATGAATACCCGTTTAATGCCATCGCGCAACGTCAGGCCTTGTTTTTCTCCAAGGTCAAACGCAAAAGCAAAGGGATTGCCCGTACATTGAAAATGGCGCGGCAATCAGGTTGGCAGCTTGATGTTGCTGGTGGGCGTCGGCTCGATTTAATCAAGGCCGGGGGCTTGCTCGATAGCCTGTCACCGAAAATCCATTTTCATGGCGAAGTGGGTGGTGTGCGAAAGCTGGCTTTGCTGCAGCAGGCCGCGTTTATGGTTTTTCCAATTGAATGGGATGAGCCTTTTGGCCTCGCAGTTGTAGAATCAATGCTCTGCGGCACACCGGTGCTGGCCAGCCCGCGTGGTTCCATGCCCGAGCTGATTGTGAATGGTGTTTCAGGTCAGCTGTGCCAGAGCGATGCCGATTTTGCCCAGGCAGCCGAAAATGTCCCGCACCTGGATCGGGTGCGGTGTCGGCAGTTTGCGGCCGATACCTTTCCGATAGAGCGCTGTGTTGCGCGCTATCTTGAGCTTTATCATCGTGTATTGCAGGGCGAAGTATTAAGTTAAATCCCTATAAACAAGCTTTGCCAAGGGCCAAGTATGTCTAATGACAGTGTCGGAATTGTAATTCCGCAAAAAATCGAATTTAACGAGCCCATCACGCTTTCCTCCGGCGCAGTGTTGCCGCGCTACGAGCTGATGGTGGAAACCTATGGCGAACTTAACGCCGATAAATCCAACGCCATCCTGATCTGCCATGCCTTATCGGGCCACCATCACATCGCCGGCAAGCATGCCGAGAGCGATAAAGCCGCGGGCTGGTGGGACAATATGGTGGGTCCTGGCAAGCCGATTGATACCAACAAATTCTTCGTCATTGGCCTCAATAATCTGGGTGGCTGTCATGGCTCGACGGGGCCGTCGAGCACCAATCCGGAAACCGGCGCGCCGTATGGCTCGGCTTTCCCGGTGGTGCTGGTGCGCGATTGGGTCGAAACTCAGGCGCGCTTGGCCGATCGCTTGGGGATTAAACAGTTCGCCGCGATTATTGGCGGCAGCCTGGGGGGCATGCAGGCTTTGCGCTGGTCGATCACGTATCCCGAGCGAGTTCGACATGCTTTGGTGATTGCGTCGGCGCCAAAACTGACTGCGCAGAATATCGCATTTAACGACGTCGCGCGTCAGGCGATTATTACCGACCCCGAATTTCACGGTGGCGATTTTTACCAACATGGCGTCGTGCCACGTCGCGGCCTGCGTTTAGCGCGGATGTTGGGGCATATTACTTATTTATCCGACGACGGCATGGGCGAGAAGTTTGGCCGCATGCTGCGCAGCGGCGAGTATAAATACGGCTATGAAGTCGAGTTCGAAATCGAATCCTACCTGCGCTATCAGGGCGATAAGTTTTCGACGATGTTCGACGCCAATACTTATTTGCTGATGACCAAGGCGCTCGATTATTTTGACCCGGCTCGTCATTACGGCGGTAGTTTGGCCGAGGCGATGCGTCAGGCGCAGGCGAAATTCCTCGTCGTTTCGTTTACCTCCGATTGGCGCTTCGCGCCGTCGCGTTCGCGCGAGATTGTCAAAGCCTTGCTTGATGCCGATCGCACCGTGTCGTACGCCGAAATCGAATCGCAACACGGCCACGATGCTTTCCTGATGGAAGACGCGCCGTATATGGCGGTGATGCGGGCTTATCTGAATAATGTGGCGAAGGAGATCGCGTAATGGCTAATCACAACACTCTCCGCCCCGATTTGAAACACGCGCTTCGCGCCGACTTAAAACAAATTTCGGACCAGATCAAACCCGGCTCGCGCGTGCTCGATCTGGGCTGCGCCGACGGCGAATTGCTTGCGTGGCTGCAAGCCAATAAAGCCGTGCGCGGTATCGGCGTCGATGTTGATGTCATGTCGATTGTGAGCTGCGTCGAAAAAGGCCTGAATGTGATTCAGGCTGATATGGAAAGCGGCTTGCAAAGCTTTGAAGATGGCAGTTTTGATTATGTCGTGCTCTCGCTCACCATTCAGGCCATGCACAATATCGAGCTGATCCTGCAGGAAATGCTGCGCGTCGGCAAAGTCGGCATTGTCACTTTCCCGAACTTTGGCTTCTGGGAAAACCGCTGGCAAATCCTGATTGGCCGCATGCCGGTGTCCGAGACGATTCCATACGAGTGGTACAACACGCCGAATATTCACTTCTGCACCGTACATGATTTTGATCGTTTGCTCGGCAAGATGGGCATGAAAGTGGATAAACAGGTCGTGCTGCATCAGGGCGAAACGGTGGATTTTTTGCCGAATCTGTTTGGTAGCCTAGCGCTGGTGCAGTTTAGTCAGGCGTAGGGTGGCTTAGGCCGCCACAAGGTTTTTATTAAACGCAAAATGTGTCGGCCGCGTACCCACTGGATCGCCATGCTCACAAGTAATGGCAATACCTAGTTGGTGTATTGCTCTGTAGTTAATACGATGTCTGTTTTGCAGGGATATACCCAGAGGTTAAACATGATTCGTTTTGGCATCATCGGTACTGGCAGCATCGCCCAACGCTTCTTTGCAG encodes the following:
- the msbA gene encoding lipid A export permease/ATP-binding protein MsbA, with amino-acid sequence MNTRVLYRRLLTHFRPYLWVIIATIICMALASAAEALLTLLLKPLVDNNLSSADSLVKQAAWIVPAQLFGLAVLRFIGNFGNDYGNAWLASRVMRDFREKIYGKLMRLPTRYFDQSSTGVLLSRVTYDVTQVMEAGTSTLTGLVRDGVAVIGFLAVMFYSSWRLTLFCLVLLPVVALSIRVVAKRQRRLARETQDKMGEMNSRLDESLSGQRIVKVFGGQNAEVRRFADVNNRVMSLGIKQGLMVAINSGTIVLLIGMTVSVVLYFASLQAQAGQLSAGSFLSFIAAMVAIQGPVRNLTKINERLHRGLAAAESIFALLDEHEEPDHGQHRVQRVRGEIELNALKFSYQPDHKPALDGVSLHISPGQTIALVGQSGSGKTTLANLLPRFYDASEGQITLDGVPLADYQLGNLRSHIALVAQDMVLFNDTVTANIAYGSAEVDMDRVRAAAQAAHASEFIDKMPNGFDELLGENGGRLSGGQRQRLAIARAIYKDAPVLILDEATSALDTESERKVQEALEFLMQGRTTLVIAHRLSTIEKADLIVVMQSGRIVEQGTHAALLAKQGMYAQMHAVQFSIES
- the lpxC gene encoding UDP-3-O-acyl-N-acetylglucosamine deacetylase, which codes for MFLQRTLKSTIRATGVGLHSGEKVTLTLRPAAADHGIVFQRSDLPESKPFKVGPDLVNDTRLSSTLVQDGVRVGTIEHLMSAFAGLGIDNVLVDVDAPEMPIMDGSAAPFIYLLQSAGIRELNKPKQFVRVLKPIEVHDGDKWVKFEPHDGYKVALTIDFQHPAFKKSAQKIEIDFAHTNYISEIARARTFGFIHEVEYLRANGLARGGNMDNAVVIDEFRVLNDGGLRFEDEFVRHKILDAIGDLYILGFPLIASFSGYKSGHAMNNKLLRAMLADRDSYEIVTFNDDDHVPSSFHDLPPLSI
- the ftsA gene encoding cell division protein FtsA gives rise to the protein MTRDAKNLIVGLDIGTSKVVAVVADVTEDGSLNVVGMGSASSKGLKRGVVVDIEKTVGAIQAALGEAELMADCKISEVYTGIAGSHIKSLNSHGMVAIKDKEVTQADIDRVIETASAVNIPADHQVLHILSQEYVIDGQEDVKEPLGMSGVRLEVRVHIVSGAVSAVQNITKCVRRCGLEIAEVVLQPLASAHAVLTDDERDLGVCLVDIGGGTTDMAVFINGAIRHTAVIPIAGDQITNDIAMALRTPTGEAENIKIQHGVALRHMTDPQTMIEVPGVGERGARQMSRHTLAEVIEPRVEELYSFVQAELRRVNLEDRLSSGIVITGGASLMPGMTELAEEIFHMPVRLGLPRYVGGLAEVVKNPRYSTAVGLLLVARQQMQKSPGQRGKDGSIGDIFGRMKSWFQNNF
- the ftsZ gene encoding cell division protein FtsZ; the protein is MALTIEVPEVSHHVNIKVIGVGGAGCNAINNMIEHHMQGVDFISSNTDAQVLKLSKADNVVQLGAELTKGFGAGCNPDIGRQAAEEDREHIAELISGADLLFITAGMGGGTGTGAAPVIAQVAREKGILTVGVVTKPGLDEGGRQKVAQAGIDELSRYVDSLIVVSNQKLEEVLGDDVTIDEAFRAADDVLRNAVGSIVEIIQYPGFINVDFADVKTVMREMGMAMMGSAYATGPDRAIRATEDAIRSPLLDNISFKGARGVLVNFSASRASLKKSETRQALEIIEAHVAEGALVKHGVVYDESLGDEIRVTLVATGLGGGRDMNKPQLSVVSSQTMKTGTDNVGYDDALDTPAIWRNNRRNPAPEAASARPAMSNIDMDIPAFLRRQAD
- a CDS encoding cell division protein FtsQ/DivIB: MWIANLLTGLAMLLLFYSLLFLAVHSPLFPVKRIKVDGELRHTTREQLQYVIKNELKGTFFTLDLNKTRQDFEKLPWVRRVEVRRRWPDRLEVNIEEHRAIARWGSSALLNQYGEQFDAASNEALPVLEGPEGAERVMVEGLLRLNEITQPLGKKPTQIWLSERRAWRMELDKQLMIEVGRDEPIERVERFVKAYPNSLALLQQSFEYIDLRYPNGFAVRLPDYVPLEPGKLDAQGKPVVVKPKAVKASA
- a CDS encoding 16S rRNA (uracil(1498)-N(3))-methyltransferase; protein product: MALPRFYVDTPLALAQEFDLPEAVARHVQVLRMQPDERVTLFNGLGGEYQGIITAMGKKSVTVQVQSFDPVDRESPLQLTLVQAVSASDRMDYTVQKAAELGVSVFQPVISQYCQQRYSGERAEKRIAHWQGIAASAAEQCGRTRLMAIRPIITFAQFLAAKDESELKLLMCPTGAIHHSALPEKVESVTVLVGPEGGYSTEEDNQAISQGYTSLILGPRIFRTETVAPVIAGLLQLRYGDFA